The genome window CGATTGCAAGAGATCCACGTATGTCAACGTCTTTTCCTTCTAACACCTGATCTGCGATGTGAGGATCAACAAGTATTTCAAAATGTTCTTCTCCTTTATGATATCGAGCAATGACTGCATCTTCAAGGCTAACCACGTTTACTTACCTCCGATTGCTTTGATAACATACATGCGTGTTTCTTCTGGCGAGAGAATATGGAATTTCCAGCCTTTTTTAACTACGCCGATCTCAATTGCTTCAGCATTGATTTTACCTTCGGTTCCTTTATGCAACGCCTTGATGCCGAGATCGATTGCTTCGTCAAGACTTAAATCATCTCGATATTTTTCTTCAAAAAACGCCATAGCTCCTGCTCGACCAGCGCCCTCGCTGCTTGCCTTGTATTCCATAAGAGCTCCAGATGGATCAGTCGAGAACAGTCGAGGACCGGTCTCATCAATACCTGCGATAAGAAGGGCGGTGCCAAAAGGTCGAACACCACCGTATTGTGTATAGGTTTGTTTGAAATCACAGATTCGTTTTACGAGTGTTTTTACTTGGATTTTTTCATTATAGGTTATTTCGTTGATTTGTGCATCAAGCCGGGCGCGATCAATCAACGCACGAGCATCAGCCACAAGACCAGAAGTTGCACATCCGATGTGATCATCGATCGCGAAAATCTTCTCAATGGAATCAGGTTCAATTAACCGGGAGGTTATACGTTTATCGACGATGAGTACAACACCATCCTTACATTTTAAACCAACCGTAGTTGTTCCTCGTTTCACTGCCTCTCGTGCGTATTCAACTTGAAAGAGTCGACCGTCTGGAGAAAAGACGGTTATCGCGCGATCATATGCAATATTTGATGGTTGCATGCTCTTTGTTCACCTCAACTTTTTTAATGATATGGAGAATGTTCAACCAAGAATACGCTTTTACTGTATATACTTTGTGATTATTTGTTTTCTCAGGATTTTATGTTCTAAACACCGGGCTGATCCCCCCAGAGTATTTTATGTAGTTGTAATCCTAAGCGAACTGGAAGACCATCCTGAAGGATCCATGAGAGGAGAATTTTCGGATCAGTGCCCCACACAGGTTGAAAAAAAACATAACATGAGGGATGATATTTTTCAATGACCTCTCGCGCGCAGGAATAATCCTCAGAATTCTGAATGATGAATTTTAGTTGATCGTGAGGTCGGAGAAGATTAATATTTTCAAGATTCATATGAGTATGCATGTGTGAAGAAGGGCATTTGTAATCCAGTGAAATCATGATTTTTTTCATTGAGCGTAATGTTTGTATCGAAATACTCCCATTCGTTTCAACACTGATTTTATAGTTCTTATCAAGTAACTGGTGAAGAAGGTCGTAGCAATCAGGTTGCATAAGTGGTTCCCCTCCAGTAAGACATATTGTCGAACATGGATATTGTTGTAGTGCATCTACTATTTCTGGGATGCTCATTGTTTTGCCGGTATGGTATGCGTACGTAGTATCGCAATAGCTGCAGCGTAGATTACATCCTGTCGTTCTGATAAAAATTGTTGGAATTCCAGCAAGAATACCTTCGCCTTGGATTGAATAAAAAATCTCATGAATGTTCATAGGTGAAAAAGAAGAATGGATCATACCTATAAAAAAATGTGTGTGGTAAACCGTTTGGTAAACAACCGCAGGTAAACGTTCAGGATGGTTAGGTTTACTCCTCCAGAATATTTTGAGTTAACGTGAGGTAAAGATATTTATATAAGAATTGGTATTACGGGTAAGCCGTTTCAACAGTTAATATGAGATAGTGTGTATCATATATCAATCATGAATCACTGCTAAGTATCGATATATAACTGAAGAATGGCCCTTGTCTGGGCCTGTAGCTCAGCTAGGTAGAGCATCTGGCTTTTAACCAGGTGGCCAAGGGTTCGAATCCCTTCAGGCCCGCCTTATTCCTCAACGGAAGCCACAACCAGGAGGAATGCAGCATCGCCACCCCCAAACCAAAATATTACGACATATTAGGTCATAAGCTGGTACCAGAACATAGTATTTTATCAAAGAAAGAGGAAAAAGCGTTGCTAGACAAGTATAAAATAAAACCTGAACAACTCCCAAAGATTCTCAGCACCGATCCAGCGGTTGTTGCTATCAAAGCAAAACCTGGAGACATTGTTAAAATAGTTCGACAGAGTCCGACTGCAAAGACATCGATTTGTTATCGATTGGTTATTGAAAGTGAGCTTGCTGACATTGGAGAATTTACCATCCCTGCTGATTTTGGAGAATCAACTGAGATTGAATAGAGTAAAAAAAAGAAAATATTTTAGGTGGGTTGAAGAAAAATGAGAGAATTAATTGATGCTTTTTATCGAGATCGAAGCATTGTAAACCATCAGATTGCATCCTACGATGATTTCCTCAATAATCGGTTACAACGGATTGTTGATAGTACCGTTATCGGTCAAGAAGACGAAAACATGGAACGAGGGTTCATTTATCCTGAAATTGAAGGTTTTAAAATAAAATTCGGGAAAATCAAAGTTGGTTTTCCTGAGGTCAAAGAAGCAGATGGAACCGTCCGACCGCTTACCCCCATGGAAGCACGACTGCGAGATCTCACGTATGAAGCTCCCATCGAACTTGAATTTATTCCAGTGAAAAATGATGTTGAATATGAACCTGAATTGGTTCGAATCGGTGAATTACCGATTATGATCAAATCAAAAAAATGTACGATTTCTCGGAAGGTTTTAGAAGAAAAATTAGAACATGTCCTCACTGATGAGGAATATAAAAAAGAATTACAGCATATGCAGGAAGACCCGTTGGATCCTGGCGGATATTTCATTAGTAATGGAACCGAACGGGTGCTCATCACAGTCGAGGATCTTGCACCAAATCGCGTGCTTGTAGAAAAAACAAGTAGGTATGGCACTGATGTTGAAGTTGCAAAGGTGTTTTCTCAACGAGAAGGATACCGTGCGTTGACGGTTGTCGAAAAACGAAAAGACGGTATGCTCATGGTGACGCTGCCGACGACGTATGGTCAAATACCGTTGATTATCTTATTACGAGCTCTTGGTATGGAAAACGATGAAGAAATCGTCGATGTGATCTGCGTTGATCCAAAAATGGAACCGTACGTACTTGCAAATATCGAAGAATGCGCTCGGGAGTTTGGCATTTCAACAAAAGAGGAAGCAATTGCATTTCTTGGGAAAAAATTTGCAGGAGGGCAAGCAAAAGAATATCGGGTGAAACGAGTTGAAACCATTATGGATCGTCATCTGCTCGCACATCTTGGAACGTCTCCTGATGATCGACTCACGAAAGCTATCTTTATGGCACGGATGGGGCTTGCAGTTCTTGAGCTTGCTCTTGGGAAACGTCAGCCTGATGATAAAGATCATTATGCCAATAAACGGTTGAAACTTGCCGGAGATCTCATGGAGGATTTATTCCGAGTAGCGTTTACTGCGCTTTGTAAAGATTTGAAGTACCAAATTGAACGAGTACATGCAAAAGGTAAAGATGTAAAAATCAGCGCCTGTCTACGTTCAGATGTTCTCAGCCAACGTATCCACCATGCACTTGCAACCGGGAATTGGGTTGGTGGAAGAGCTGGTATTTCACAGCTGCTTGACCGGACAAGCAATCTTGCAGTGATCAGTCATCTGAGACGCGTAACCTCGCCGCTGACTCGATCGCAACCTCATTTCGAAGCTCGTGATTTACATTCAACGCAGTGGGGGCGACTGTGTCCAAATGAGACGCCTGAAGGTCCAAATTGTGGTCTAGTGAAAAACCTCGCGCTTGCTGTTGAAATTTCAGAAGGTTTCTCAGAAAAAGAACTGGAAAACGTTCTCCGAGAT of Candidatus Thermoplasmatota archaeon contains these proteins:
- a CDS encoding radical SAM protein, with the protein product MNIHEIFYSIQGEGILAGIPTIFIRTTGCNLRCSYCDTTYAYHTGKTMSIPEIVDALQQYPCSTICLTGGEPLMQPDCYDLLHQLLDKNYKISVETNGSISIQTLRSMKKIMISLDYKCPSSHMHTHMNLENINLLRPHDQLKFIIQNSEDYSCAREVIEKYHPSCYVFFQPVWGTDPKILLSWILQDGLPVRLGLQLHKILWGDQPGV
- a CDS encoding DNA-directed RNA polymerase subunit H, yielding MATPKPKYYDILGHKLVPEHSILSKKEEKALLDKYKIKPEQLPKILSTDPAVVAIKAKPGDIVKIVRQSPTAKTSICYRLVIESELADIGEFTIPADFGESTEIE
- the psmA gene encoding archaeal proteasome endopeptidase complex subunit alpha, which codes for MQPSNIAYDRAITVFSPDGRLFQVEYAREAVKRGTTTVGLKCKDGVVLIVDKRITSRLIEPDSIEKIFAIDDHIGCATSGLVADARALIDRARLDAQINEITYNEKIQVKTLVKRICDFKQTYTQYGGVRPFGTALLIAGIDETGPRLFSTDPSGALMEYKASSEGAGRAGAMAFFEEKYRDDLSLDEAIDLGIKALHKGTEGKINAEAIEIGVVKKGWKFHILSPEETRMYVIKAIGGK